One genomic region from Curtobacterium sp. 9128 encodes:
- a CDS encoding UDP-N-acetylglucosamine--N-acetylmuramyl-(pentapeptide) pyrophosphoryl-undecaprenol N-acetylglucosamine transferase gives MSTYLFAGGGTAGHVNPLLAVADRLTERSPEDSVIVLGTAEGLESRLVPMRGYELLTIPRLPFPRKPNAAALRFPKAFWAAVKRTEQIIRERQVDVVLGVGGYASAPAYIAAKRTGTPIVVHEQNAKPGLANRLAAFLTGYVGVTFSNTRLRNSRVVGMPLRREIESLDRRASRAEGLAEFGLDPARPVLLVTGGSSGARSINRTINRSAATIVGAGWQVLHVVGGKSDIGPSGLDGYTVLPYCDRMDLAYAASDFVVSRSGAGMVCELTAVGLPSVLVPYPVGNGEQRHNARDVVGAGGAVLVADEEFDQDWVTFQLLGILQDRSRIANMAVQAGSVGHRDGADRMTDLALDAARSSGSTTEEP, from the coding sequence GTGAGCACCTACCTCTTCGCCGGCGGCGGCACCGCCGGACACGTCAACCCCCTGCTCGCGGTCGCGGACCGGCTGACGGAGCGTTCCCCCGAGGACTCCGTCATCGTGCTCGGCACCGCGGAGGGACTCGAGTCGCGACTCGTCCCGATGCGCGGGTACGAGCTGCTGACCATCCCGCGGCTGCCGTTCCCGCGGAAGCCGAACGCCGCGGCGCTGCGGTTCCCGAAGGCGTTCTGGGCGGCGGTCAAGCGCACCGAGCAGATCATCCGCGAGCGACAGGTGGACGTGGTCCTCGGCGTCGGCGGCTACGCCTCCGCACCGGCGTACATCGCCGCGAAGCGCACCGGCACGCCGATCGTCGTGCACGAGCAGAACGCCAAGCCCGGGCTGGCGAACCGGCTCGCCGCGTTCCTCACCGGGTACGTCGGCGTGACGTTCTCGAACACCCGCCTCCGGAACTCCCGTGTCGTCGGCATGCCGCTGCGCCGCGAGATCGAGTCGCTCGACCGGCGGGCGAGCCGCGCGGAGGGCCTGGCCGAGTTCGGCCTCGACCCCGCACGACCGGTGCTCCTGGTCACCGGCGGGTCGTCCGGTGCCCGGAGCATCAACCGCACGATCAACCGCTCCGCAGCGACCATCGTCGGCGCCGGGTGGCAGGTGCTGCACGTCGTCGGCGGCAAGTCCGACATCGGTCCGAGCGGCCTCGACGGCTACACGGTCCTGCCGTACTGCGACCGGATGGACCTGGCGTACGCGGCGTCCGACTTCGTGGTCTCCCGCTCCGGCGCCGGCATGGTCTGCGAGCTCACGGCCGTCGGGCTGCCGAGCGTCCTGGTGCCGTACCCTGTCGGCAACGGCGAGCAGCGGCACAACGCCCGCGACGTCGTCGGCGCCGGGGGAGCGGTGCTCGTCGCCGACGAGGAATTCGACCAGGACTGGGTGACGTTCCAGCTCCTGGGCATCCTGCAGGACCGCTCCCGCATCGCGAACATGGCGGTGCAGGCCGGCAGCGTCGGCCATCGCGACGGTGCGGACCGGATGACAGACCTCGCCCTCGACGCGGCGCGTTCGAGCGGCAGCACCACGGAGGAACCATGA
- the murC gene encoding UDP-N-acetylmuramate--L-alanine ligase, with product MTIKPDLTQPIPDDLGTVHFVGIGGSGMSGIARMFLAAGHTVTGSDSRETATTGRMRELGADVHIGHDAANVGDADTIVVTSALWPDNPELLEAQRRGLPVLHRSQALAALIAEHRLVAVAGAHGKTTSTGMIVTAMVELGLDPSFVNGGVIQSLGTSSAPGSSDLFVVEADESDGSFLLYDVAVALITNVDADHLDHYGSEDAFIDAFVEFAAKASETVVVSSDDAGAKRVTAGVRSRPDAPAITTFGEATDADVRIERIVESAGVEVDFRAAGESHHLTLRVPGRHNAINAVGAFAVLTGLGVAPADAIRGIEAFGGTERRFELHGVERGVSVYDDYAHHPTEVAAALKAARNVVGDGRIIAIHQPHLYSRTQLMAGDFAKVYEELADHTVVLDVYGAREDPVPGVTGALVQERFADQSRVEFLPDWAAASARAAAVARDGDIIMTLSCGDVYRIIPQVLEALSR from the coding sequence ATGACCATCAAGCCGGACCTGACCCAGCCGATCCCGGACGACCTCGGCACGGTGCACTTCGTCGGCATCGGCGGCTCCGGCATGAGCGGCATCGCCCGGATGTTCCTGGCAGCAGGACACACCGTGACGGGCAGCGACTCCCGCGAGACCGCGACGACCGGCCGGATGCGCGAGCTCGGCGCCGACGTCCACATCGGGCACGACGCCGCGAACGTCGGTGACGCCGACACCATCGTCGTGACGAGTGCGCTCTGGCCGGACAACCCCGAACTCCTCGAGGCCCAGCGCCGCGGTCTGCCGGTGCTGCACCGTTCCCAGGCCCTCGCGGCGCTGATCGCCGAGCACCGGTTGGTCGCGGTCGCCGGGGCACACGGCAAGACCACCTCGACGGGCATGATCGTCACCGCGATGGTCGAGCTGGGTCTGGACCCCAGCTTCGTCAACGGCGGCGTGATCCAGTCCCTCGGCACCAGCTCTGCCCCCGGCTCGAGCGACCTGTTCGTGGTCGAGGCCGACGAGTCCGACGGCTCCTTCCTGCTCTACGACGTCGCCGTCGCGCTCATCACGAACGTCGACGCCGACCACCTCGACCACTACGGCAGCGAGGACGCCTTCATCGACGCCTTCGTCGAGTTCGCGGCCAAGGCGAGCGAGACCGTGGTCGTGTCGAGCGACGACGCCGGCGCGAAGCGCGTGACAGCGGGTGTCCGCTCCCGACCGGACGCTCCGGCGATCACCACGTTCGGCGAGGCCACCGACGCCGATGTCCGCATCGAGCGCATCGTGGAGTCCGCCGGCGTCGAGGTCGACTTCCGGGCGGCGGGCGAGTCCCACCACCTGACCCTCCGCGTCCCCGGCCGGCACAACGCGATCAACGCGGTCGGCGCCTTCGCGGTGCTCACCGGCCTCGGCGTCGCCCCGGCAGACGCGATCCGCGGCATCGAGGCCTTCGGTGGCACCGAGCGCCGCTTCGAGCTGCACGGCGTCGAGCGCGGCGTCTCGGTCTACGACGACTACGCCCACCACCCGACCGAGGTCGCCGCGGCGCTCAAGGCGGCGAGGAACGTCGTCGGCGACGGCCGCATCATCGCGATCCACCAGCCGCACCTGTACTCGCGCACCCAGCTGATGGCCGGGGACTTCGCGAAGGTCTACGAGGAGCTCGCGGACCACACCGTCGTCCTCGACGTCTACGGTGCGCGGGAGGACCCGGTCCCCGGCGTCACCGGCGCACTCGTCCAGGAGCGCTTCGCCGACCAGTCCCGCGTCGAGTTCCTGCCCGACTGGGCAGCGGCGTCCGCGCGCGCTGCGGCGGTCGCCCGTGACGGCGACATCATCATGACGCTCAGCTGCGGCGACGTGTACCGCATCATCCCGCAGGTCCTCGAGGCGCTGTCGCGGTGA
- a CDS encoding FtsQ-type POTRA domain-containing protein, with protein sequence MKRPEGFDEGPAQPEAPVEHDRAPRERRVPRLPRLPVRRGAGDGQEARPDPVTPAPEPKRPAPATTGLRTPHPAANVAPPRDGARRPQEGAMPDGGALDASEHGEREHVATVTDVVDATTASRPSSPEHAEETPIGARVRAAETAREARVARKRRKLLERAEVRRFTRRSRHRRVAWATAGGVVVVLGVSILVAVYSPLMALRTIEIKGTSRVDDAALRQALSEQIGTPLARLDFGAIKKDIAGFPLIESYVTEEEPPNTLVVTVTERSPVVAVKTGDSFSLVDPAGIVVQSSPTQPDTMPLADIGSAKLGSSVFRTMTEVVLALPSTVRAQVSGVSATTADDVTLTMKDGSRVVWGSPDESDAKAALLDALVKDHASRDPNTAVEYDVSAPDNGIIRAQS encoded by the coding sequence GTGAAGCGACCAGAGGGCTTCGACGAGGGTCCGGCCCAGCCGGAGGCCCCGGTCGAGCACGACCGCGCACCGCGTGAGCGACGGGTACCGCGACTCCCGCGGCTGCCCGTCCGCCGCGGTGCCGGTGACGGCCAGGAGGCCCGGCCCGACCCCGTCACGCCGGCTCCGGAGCCGAAGCGGCCGGCTCCGGCGACCACCGGACTCCGCACACCGCACCCCGCTGCGAACGTCGCGCCCCCGCGCGACGGGGCGCGACGTCCGCAGGAGGGCGCGATGCCAGACGGCGGCGCGCTCGACGCCAGCGAGCACGGCGAACGCGAGCACGTGGCGACCGTCACCGACGTGGTCGACGCGACCACTGCCTCCCGTCCGAGCAGTCCGGAACACGCCGAGGAGACGCCCATCGGCGCCCGCGTCCGCGCCGCCGAGACCGCGCGCGAAGCGCGCGTCGCCCGCAAGCGCCGGAAGCTCCTCGAACGAGCCGAGGTCCGTCGGTTCACCCGCCGCTCCCGCCACCGTCGCGTCGCGTGGGCCACGGCCGGCGGTGTCGTCGTCGTCCTCGGCGTCTCCATCCTCGTCGCCGTGTACTCGCCGCTGATGGCGCTCCGGACGATCGAGATCAAGGGAACCAGCCGTGTCGACGACGCGGCGCTCCGCCAGGCACTGTCCGAGCAGATCGGCACGCCGCTCGCCCGGCTCGACTTCGGTGCGATCAAGAAGGACATCGCGGGCTTCCCGCTCATCGAGAGCTACGTCACCGAGGAGGAGCCGCCGAACACGCTCGTCGTCACCGTGACGGAGCGCTCCCCGGTCGTCGCCGTCAAGACGGGCGACTCGTTCTCGCTCGTCGACCCCGCGGGCATCGTCGTGCAGTCCTCGCCGACGCAGCCGGACACGATGCCCCTGGCGGACATCGGCTCCGCGAAGCTGGGCTCGAGCGTGTTCCGCACGATGACGGAGGTCGTCCTCGCGCTGCCGTCGACGGTCCGCGCGCAGGTGTCCGGCGTCTCGGCCACCACGGCGGACGACGTCACGCTGACCATGAAGGACGGCTCCCGGGTCGTGTGGGGGAGCCCGGACGAGTCCGACGCGAAGGCCGCACTGCTCGACGCCCTCGTGAAGGACCACGCCTCCCGTGACCCGAACACCGCGGTCGAGTACGACGTCTCAGCCCCGGACAACGGCATCATCCGCGCCCAGTCGTAG
- the ftsZ gene encoding cell division protein FtsZ: MTTNHNYLAVIKVVGVGGGGVNAVNRMIELGLRGVEFIAINTDAQALLLSDADVKLDVGREITRGLGAGADPEVGRRAAEDHAEEIEEALAGADMVFVTAGEGGGTGTGGAPVVARIAKSIGALTIGVVTKPFSFEGKRRQSQAENGVSGLKDEVDTLIVVPNDRLLEISDRGISMVEAFATADQVLLAGVQGITDLITTPGLINLDFADVKSVMQGAGSALMGIGSSRGADRAIKAAELAVASPLLEASIDGAHGVLLSIQGGSNLGIFEINDAARLVQEAVHPEANIIFGAVIDDTLGDEVRVTVIAAGFDGGEPTQQLKERRSSWVDPEGGSTVPVATGATGAIEDSTTSSPSWASQEHEPPAQRAADPAFDGDDDELDVPDFLK; encoded by the coding sequence GTGACCACGAACCACAACTACCTCGCCGTCATCAAGGTCGTCGGTGTCGGCGGCGGCGGCGTCAACGCCGTCAACCGCATGATCGAGCTGGGCCTCCGTGGGGTCGAGTTCATCGCGATCAACACCGACGCCCAGGCCCTGCTGCTCAGCGACGCCGACGTCAAGCTCGACGTCGGTCGCGAGATCACCCGTGGCCTCGGCGCCGGCGCGGACCCCGAGGTCGGCCGTCGTGCCGCCGAGGACCACGCCGAGGAGATCGAAGAGGCCCTCGCGGGTGCCGACATGGTCTTCGTGACCGCCGGCGAGGGTGGTGGCACCGGCACCGGTGGCGCGCCCGTCGTCGCACGCATCGCGAAGTCGATCGGTGCACTCACCATCGGCGTGGTCACGAAGCCGTTCAGCTTCGAGGGCAAGCGCCGGCAGTCGCAGGCCGAGAACGGTGTCTCCGGGCTGAAGGACGAGGTCGACACGCTCATCGTCGTGCCGAACGACCGCCTGCTCGAGATCTCCGACCGCGGCATCTCCATGGTCGAGGCGTTCGCGACCGCCGACCAGGTGCTCCTCGCCGGCGTCCAGGGCATCACCGACCTGATCACGACCCCCGGGCTGATCAACCTCGACTTCGCCGACGTGAAGAGCGTCATGCAGGGTGCCGGTTCGGCGCTCATGGGCATCGGGTCCTCGCGGGGAGCCGACCGTGCCATCAAGGCCGCCGAGCTCGCCGTCGCGTCCCCGCTGCTCGAGGCCTCGATCGACGGTGCGCACGGCGTGCTGCTCTCGATCCAGGGTGGCTCGAACCTCGGCATCTTCGAGATCAACGACGCCGCGCGTCTCGTGCAGGAAGCCGTGCACCCCGAGGCGAACATCATCTTCGGTGCCGTCATCGACGACACGCTCGGCGACGAGGTGCGCGTCACGGTCATCGCGGCTGGCTTCGACGGCGGCGAGCCGACGCAGCAGCTCAAGGAGCGTCGCTCGAGCTGGGTCGACCCCGAGGGCGGCTCGACCGTGCCCGTCGCCACCGGCGCGACCGGTGCCATCGAGGACTCGACCACCTCGTCGCCGTCCTGGGCGTCGCAGGAGCACGAGCCGCCGGCGCAGCGCGCTGCCGACCCGGCCTTCGACGGTGACGACGACGAGCTCGACGTCCCCGACTTCCTGAAGTAA
- a CDS encoding YggS family pyridoxal phosphate-dependent enzyme, with amino-acid sequence MSDAPPSLQDRLARVRDGIADAARAAGRDPGELTLVVVTKYHPASLVRELAALGVTDVGENRHQEAQAKAAELADLDLTWHFVGQLQSKKARQVRRYAHVVQSLDRGSVVDAFAPTESEPEPPVIDGFVQVNLTDDPGRGGVAPDDVEAMVERVVGTGTIALRGVMAVAPLDEEPRPAFARLRSISERVQRIVPTATDISAGMSGDFPDAVLEGATHLRIGTAITGNRPVSP; translated from the coding sequence TTGTCGGACGCTCCTCCGAGCCTCCAGGACCGGCTGGCCCGTGTCCGCGACGGCATCGCCGACGCGGCGCGGGCCGCTGGCCGTGACCCCGGCGAGCTCACGCTCGTCGTCGTGACCAAGTACCACCCGGCGTCGCTCGTCCGCGAGCTCGCGGCACTCGGCGTCACCGACGTGGGGGAGAACCGCCACCAGGAGGCGCAGGCCAAGGCGGCGGAGCTCGCCGACCTCGACCTGACGTGGCACTTCGTCGGGCAGCTCCAGTCCAAGAAGGCGCGTCAGGTCCGCCGGTACGCGCACGTGGTGCAGTCGCTCGACCGCGGTTCGGTCGTCGACGCGTTCGCGCCGACCGAGTCCGAGCCCGAGCCGCCGGTGATCGACGGCTTCGTGCAGGTCAACCTCACGGACGACCCCGGTCGTGGCGGGGTGGCGCCCGACGATGTCGAGGCGATGGTGGAGCGCGTCGTGGGCACGGGCACGATCGCCCTGCGCGGTGTGATGGCCGTCGCGCCGCTCGACGAGGAGCCCCGTCCGGCCTTCGCCCGGCTGCGGTCGATCTCCGAGCGCGTGCAGCGGATCGTGCCGACCGCGACGGACATCTCGGCCGGCATGAGCGGCGACTTCCCCGACGCCGTGCTCGAGGGCGCGACACACCTACGGATCGGCACGGCAATCACCGGAAACCGCCCGGTCTCGCCCTAG
- the sepF gene encoding cell division protein SepF codes for MAGPLKKTMVYLGLADEELEYEDEQQQASPAQARAQQQQSAPPAVQHEAAPAAAPAAPPAATATAPAPAEPKHTHQRGAQVTPLRRSHTTAQKATPVQEMNEILTVHPREYKDAQSIAESFRDGIPVIINLSQMTEADARRMIDFASGLSLGLYGKIERVTNKVFLLSPAHVAVSGEAPEVESDIEASFFAQS; via the coding sequence ATGGCCGGTCCGTTGAAGAAGACGATGGTGTACCTCGGCCTCGCCGACGAGGAACTCGAGTACGAGGACGAGCAGCAGCAGGCGTCGCCGGCCCAGGCGCGCGCCCAGCAGCAGCAGTCGGCACCTCCCGCGGTGCAGCACGAGGCAGCACCGGCAGCGGCCCCCGCCGCCCCACCGGCAGCCACGGCGACCGCCCCCGCTCCGGCCGAGCCGAAGCACACCCACCAGCGCGGCGCCCAGGTCACCCCGCTCCGCCGCTCGCACACGACCGCACAGAAGGCGACCCCGGTCCAGGAAATGAACGAGATCCTCACCGTCCACCCGCGCGAGTACAAGGACGCCCAGTCCATCGCCGAGAGCTTCCGCGACGGGATCCCCGTCATCATCAACCTCTCGCAGATGACCGAGGCCGACGCCCGCCGCATGATCGACTTCGCGAGCGGCCTGTCCCTCGGTCTCTACGGCAAGATCGAGCGCGTCACCAACAAGGTGTTCCTGCTCTCCCCGGCCCACGTCGCAGTGAGTGGTGAGGCACCAGAGGTAGAGTCCGACATCGAGGCGTCCTTCTTCGCCCAGTCCTGA
- a CDS encoding YggT family protein, whose amino-acid sequence MSVIFTILYFLLLLYFFVLWGRFALDMVQAFNRSWRPRGGMLVVAEFVYTFTDPPIRTVRRALPPLRMGAVALDFGWSIVMLVTIILMSIVRVISVTV is encoded by the coding sequence GTGTCCGTGATCTTCACGATCCTGTACTTCCTCCTCCTGCTGTACTTCTTCGTGCTCTGGGGGCGGTTCGCGCTCGACATGGTGCAGGCGTTCAACCGGTCGTGGCGTCCCCGCGGCGGGATGCTCGTCGTCGCCGAGTTCGTCTACACGTTCACGGATCCGCCGATCCGGACCGTGCGCCGCGCTCTCCCGCCGCTGCGGATGGGGGCCGTCGCACTCGACTTCGGCTGGTCCATCGTGATGCTCGTCACGATCATCCTGATGAGCATCGTGCGGGTCATCTCGGTCACGGTCTGA
- the lspA gene encoding signal peptidase II — MSQQDQRAKVSVRAIAALAFAAVVVVALDQGAKALVVANLPYGQVVPVLGNALQFLYVRNPGAAFSFAVNMTWVFSIVSAAVVVAIIVFARRIHSMWWAIVLGMLLGGALGNLSDRLFREPGFGQGHVVDFISTPWMMPAIYNIADSFICISMVVFVLLVVFGVNLDGTRTVSSKKGGQEAPGDAATDAAVPESGTVADVADTSRASRPSSDSLGHDAT, encoded by the coding sequence TTGTCCCAGCAAGACCAACGAGCGAAGGTCAGTGTCCGCGCGATCGCGGCACTGGCCTTCGCCGCTGTCGTGGTGGTGGCGCTCGACCAGGGAGCGAAGGCCCTCGTCGTCGCGAACCTCCCGTACGGTCAGGTCGTCCCCGTGCTCGGGAACGCCCTGCAGTTCCTCTACGTCAGGAACCCCGGTGCCGCGTTCTCGTTCGCGGTGAACATGACCTGGGTGTTCTCGATCGTCTCCGCGGCCGTCGTGGTCGCGATCATCGTCTTCGCCCGGCGCATCCACTCGATGTGGTGGGCGATCGTGCTCGGCATGCTGCTCGGCGGGGCGCTCGGGAACCTGAGCGACCGGCTCTTCCGCGAGCCGGGGTTCGGGCAGGGGCACGTCGTCGACTTCATCTCGACGCCGTGGATGATGCCGGCGATCTACAACATCGCGGACTCGTTCATCTGCATCAGCATGGTGGTCTTCGTGCTGCTGGTCGTCTTCGGGGTGAACCTCGACGGCACCAGGACCGTCTCGTCGAAGAAGGGCGGACAGGAGGCTCCTGGCGACGCCGCCACGGACGCTGCGGTTCCCGAGTCGGGAACCGTCGCCGACGTCGCGGACACCAGCCGAGCCTCCCGTCCCTCGTCCGACTCGCTGGGGCACGACGCGACGTGA
- a CDS encoding RluA family pseudouridine synthase, whose amino-acid sequence MTESRSLPVPDGLAGERVDAAIAKLLGFSRSFAADVVAAGGVRVDGAVVDKSDRLHADSWLEVEWTPKEAPRIVPAVVPGMTIVHDDEDIVVVDKPVGVAAHPSPGWDGPTVPGGLAAAGFTIATSGAAERAGIVHRLDVGTSGLMVVAKTELAYTHLKRAFKERTVEKVYHALAQGHPDPTSGTVDAPIGRHPSSDWKFAVTSDGKPSVTHYETLEAFRSATLLEVHLETGRTHQIRVHMAATRHPLVGDTMYGADPVLAESLGLTRQWLDAVRLGFAHPRTGDWVEFQAEYPEDLALALEKIRSASV is encoded by the coding sequence GTGACCGAGTCGCGTTCCCTGCCCGTCCCGGACGGGCTCGCCGGTGAGCGTGTCGACGCCGCCATCGCGAAGCTCCTCGGCTTCAGCCGGTCCTTCGCGGCCGACGTCGTGGCTGCCGGGGGCGTGCGCGTCGACGGTGCCGTCGTCGACAAGTCCGACCGGCTCCACGCGGACTCGTGGCTCGAGGTCGAATGGACCCCGAAGGAAGCGCCGCGGATCGTCCCCGCGGTCGTGCCCGGCATGACGATCGTCCACGACGACGAGGACATCGTCGTCGTCGACAAGCCCGTCGGCGTCGCCGCGCACCCGTCTCCCGGGTGGGACGGCCCCACCGTTCCCGGTGGCCTCGCCGCCGCCGGGTTCACCATCGCGACGTCCGGCGCCGCCGAGCGTGCTGGGATCGTGCACCGGCTCGACGTCGGAACTTCGGGGCTGATGGTCGTCGCGAAGACGGAGCTCGCGTACACGCACCTCAAGCGGGCGTTCAAGGAGCGCACGGTCGAGAAGGTCTACCACGCACTCGCGCAGGGGCACCCGGACCCGACTTCCGGCACGGTCGACGCGCCCATCGGACGGCACCCATCCAGCGACTGGAAGTTCGCGGTCACCTCCGACGGCAAGCCGAGCGTGACGCACTACGAGACGCTCGAGGCGTTCCGGTCGGCGACCCTGCTCGAGGTGCACCTCGAGACCGGGCGGACGCACCAGATCCGCGTGCACATGGCCGCGACCAGGCACCCGCTGGTCGGCGACACGATGTACGGCGCGGACCCGGTGCTCGCCGAGTCGCTCGGGCTGACGCGGCAGTGGCTGGACGCCGTCCGGCTCGGGTTCGCGCACCCGCGGACCGGCGACTGGGTCGAGTTCCAGGCCGAGTACCCGGAGGACCTGGCGCTCGCGCTCGAGAAGATCCGCAGCGCGTCGGTCTGA
- a CDS encoding MDR family MFS transporter, which produces MDKNLSRLAIALVVGAMAPLFDSTIVSVALHTLSRDLHASVDTIQWVSTGYLLAMGVTVPLVGWLQNRVGGRRLWMASLVVFLIGSILCSLAWDAPSLIAFRVVQGVGAGAMMPLLTTLLMQAAGGRNVGKLMSVASLPTALGPILGPVIGGLILGAGSWPWLFWVNVPFAVAGLVLAWRFMPADGPVGTARLDAVGLVLLSPAVVGVLYGLSNASRSGGFARFDVWAPLGAGVVLLAAFVLWATRRRGAALVDLALLRHRPLAAAATLMFLMGAALYGGMLLLPLSFQELRGTDALGAGVLLIPQGVGSLLSRSLAGRLTDRIGARLVAVVGFAVVLAATIPFAFADGSTNEWWIALVLVVRGLGLGAVMIPIMAVGFVGLDRPEMPHASTITRLAQQLGGAFGTAVLAVVLAGAAAGGDAAAAFQQAFWWAIGITGFATVLALLLPGRQAAGGETSVSTSASARQPATSTVE; this is translated from the coding sequence ATGGACAAGAACCTCAGCAGACTGGCCATCGCGCTGGTCGTCGGTGCGATGGCACCGTTGTTCGACTCGACGATCGTGAGCGTGGCGCTGCACACCCTCAGCCGCGACCTGCACGCCAGCGTCGACACCATCCAGTGGGTCAGCACCGGCTACCTCCTCGCGATGGGCGTCACGGTCCCACTCGTCGGGTGGCTGCAGAACCGTGTGGGCGGGCGGCGCCTCTGGATGGCGTCGCTCGTGGTCTTCCTGATCGGCAGCATCCTGTGCTCCCTCGCGTGGGACGCGCCGAGCCTCATCGCGTTCCGCGTCGTCCAGGGCGTCGGCGCCGGCGCGATGATGCCGCTGCTGACCACGCTCCTGATGCAGGCGGCCGGTGGACGGAACGTCGGCAAGCTCATGTCGGTCGCGTCGCTGCCCACCGCGCTCGGGCCGATCCTCGGCCCGGTCATCGGCGGACTCATCCTCGGTGCCGGCAGCTGGCCGTGGCTGTTCTGGGTGAACGTGCCGTTCGCGGTCGCCGGACTCGTCCTCGCCTGGCGGTTCATGCCGGCGGACGGACCGGTCGGCACGGCGCGGCTGGACGCCGTGGGCCTCGTGCTGCTCTCCCCCGCCGTCGTCGGCGTCCTCTACGGCTTGAGCAACGCGAGCCGGTCGGGCGGCTTCGCCCGGTTCGACGTGTGGGCCCCGCTCGGCGCCGGCGTCGTCCTGCTCGCCGCGTTCGTCCTCTGGGCAACACGCCGCCGGGGTGCCGCCCTGGTGGACCTCGCCCTGCTCCGACACCGCCCGCTCGCCGCCGCGGCCACGCTGATGTTCCTGATGGGCGCGGCGCTGTACGGCGGGATGCTCCTGCTGCCGCTGTCGTTCCAGGAGCTGCGTGGGACGGACGCGCTCGGCGCCGGGGTGCTGCTCATCCCGCAGGGCGTCGGTTCACTGCTCAGTCGATCGCTCGCCGGACGGCTCACCGACCGGATCGGCGCACGGCTGGTCGCGGTCGTCGGGTTCGCCGTGGTCCTCGCGGCGACGATCCCCTTCGCCTTCGCGGACGGCTCCACGAACGAGTGGTGGATCGCACTCGTCCTCGTCGTCCGCGGGCTCGGCCTCGGTGCCGTGATGATCCCGATCATGGCCGTCGGCTTCGTCGGGCTCGACCGACCGGAGATGCCGCACGCCAGCACCATCACCCGGCTCGCCCAGCAGCTCGGCGGCGCGTTCGGGACTGCCGTGCTCGCCGTCGTGCTCGCGGGCGCCGCCGCCGGGGGCGACGCGGCTGCGGCCTTCCAGCAGGCGTTCTGGTGGGCGATCGGCATCACCGGGTTCGCGACGGTGCTCGCGCTGCTGCTGCCCGGCCGTCAGGCAGCCGGTGGCGAGACATCGGTGTCCACGTCCGCGTCCGCCCGGCAGCCGGCGACCAGCACCGTCGAGTGA
- a CDS encoding TetR/AcrR family transcriptional regulator — MDLARTRRRGAELESALLDAAWQELEQVGYAGLTYEGVAARAETSKPVLYRRWPTKVDLVLAALQHAGLFQRRPVVDTGSLRGDILATLRDFNAARSDFITVISLYMSNINADTGLSPADLRSRLLGGRSTIGRVFLERAADRGEIPARDWPEGLVSLPSDLMRHDLVMTLKRVPDARILEIVDDIWLPLIR; from the coding sequence GTGGATCTTGCAAGGACACGACGCCGCGGTGCCGAGCTCGAGTCGGCGCTGCTCGACGCCGCCTGGCAGGAGCTCGAACAGGTGGGCTACGCCGGGCTGACCTACGAGGGGGTCGCCGCGCGCGCCGAGACCTCGAAGCCCGTGCTCTACCGCAGGTGGCCGACGAAGGTGGACCTCGTGCTCGCGGCGCTGCAGCACGCCGGGCTGTTCCAACGCCGTCCCGTCGTGGACACCGGGTCGCTCCGTGGGGACATCCTCGCGACGCTGCGGGACTTCAACGCCGCGCGGTCCGACTTCATCACCGTGATCAGCCTGTACATGTCGAACATCAACGCCGACACCGGACTGTCGCCGGCCGATCTCCGGTCCCGGTTGCTCGGGGGCCGGTCGACCATCGGCAGGGTGTTCCTCGAGCGCGCGGCGGACCGTGGCGAGATCCCGGCCAGGGACTGGCCGGAGGGACTGGTGTCGCTGCCGTCGGACCTGATGCGGCACGACCTCGTGATGACGCTGAAGCGGGTGCCCGACGCGCGGATCCTCGAGATCGTCGACGACATCTGGTTGCCGCTCATCCGCTGA